TCCGGATCGCGATGGGCCTGCAGCCAGTCGTAGTGCACCGCCAGCCGTTCCAGGCCTTCCGTGCGGAATCCCGGGTCGTCGGCGGACGCATCGGCGACGATCTCCCAGGCGAACGCGAGCAAGGGCGGGTGGATCGTGCGCGTCATCCGGTCGCGGCCCGAAACCAGGTTGTAGAACGCCCTCCGCGACAGGCGCACGGGCGCGTCCCAGAAGACCGTGTGGCCGATGAAGCCGTCCGGCTCGGCCGCCGCCAGCAGCGTGCGCAGCTCGGCCCGGGCCCGGCGGGGATCGATGGCGGCCCAGGCGATCGCGTGGAAGCAGGAGTCCCAGTAGAACTGGGCCGGGAACTTGCGGATGTCGGGGGCGGTGAAGGCGAAGGGCCTTCCGGCCGATGTCCTGCCCGTGCACCAGTTTCCGAACAGCACCCGTGACGCGTCGCGGACGACAGGTTCCGGGCGGGTCCGCACCACGGTGCTCATGGAGCCGCTATACCCCGACGGTGAGGTCCGCACGCCGTCAGACCGAGGCCTGATGGGGCTCGCGTTCCCCATCGCGGCGCTGGGCGCGCTCGTGGCGGTCGGGCTGGGTAGCCTGGCCGTCGCCGCGCTTGCCCTCGCGCACGTGGTCGCTCCCTGGGGCGTCTTCTTCTTCTACGCCCTGCCCGCGATCGTCTTCTTCAGCTGGACGGTGGCCGAGCTCGCGCCGGCCCTCGCGAATCGCTGTACGTCGCCGCTTCGCCGCCGCGCGTCACGGCCGCGGGCCGAGCGGCAGGCGCACCGCGCCGCGGCGGCCACGCCCCAGCGGCCCTCGCCGCTCATGGCACGGCTGATGCGGATGTGGCTCGTCTGCTTGCGTCCCGTCGTCGGCGCCTGGAGGGCGCCGCGCGCCCGCCGCTGCGTGAACGCCGGGCTCGGGATCGGCGGACTCGCGATCCTCGTCCTCGTGGCGCACGACCTCCTGACCTCCGACTGGCCCTTCCCTCGGACGCGCATCGACCTCGCCGCGGCCGCCGGCGCCTTCGCCCTGACGTCGGCCGCACCCAAGGCGCTCGGCTGGCAGCGCCTGTTCCGCGGCGCCGACCGCCCCCGGTCGCTCGCGCTCGCGTCGGCCACGGCTGCCGCGTCGGTGGCGGGACTTGCGCTCCCGAGCCGGTTGGACGACGCCGTGCGCGTCGGCATCGCCCACCGCCTCTCCGGCCGCCGGCTACCCGTGGGCGCGCTCGTGCTCTCCCTGTTCCTGCTCGGGATGATCGACGCCGGGGCGCTCGCGCCGTTCGCGGCCGCCGCCGCGTTCATCGCCCCCGTCGGCACGGCGTCGCGGGCCGGGTTCGGCATCGTGGCGGCGGCCGGGATCGGCTCGGTGATCGTCGTCGCCGCGCTGCCGCGTCTCCGCGGCCATGCGCGCATCGGCCGCTACGCCCTCACCCGTTGGCTCGACCGCCACGCGCTCGACTCCCCGTCCGACGCCGCCGTGGCCTGGTGGCTGATCACGGCCGCGTGGGCGCTCCGGGCGGTGGCCGTGATGCTGCTCATGCAGGCGGTCGGAATCCCGGCGCCGCTCTCGCTCGCCCTGGCCTATGTGACCGCGTGCGCGGCCGTCGGGGCGCTCCCGATCGGGCCCGCAGGCGCCGCCACCCAGGCCGGCGTCGGCGCCGCGATGCTCGCGAGCGCCGGCGTGGGCACGCGCGAGGCGATCGCGTTCGCCGTCGCGGCGCAGGCGCTCACCGTCGTCTCGTCGATCGCGCTGCTCGCCTTCGCGGGGCTCGTGCGGGTCGCCCACGCGCTGCGGCCGCAGCGGGCCTAGCTGGGCCGTAAATCGGGGACGGTCCCCGGTTCCCGGAGACCGTCCCCCACATGCGTCATTCGCCCGCCGCGGCCGTCTTCGGCTCGTGACGGTAGAAGTCGACGTGCTGCGGCTCGAGCGGCGTGTTTCCGAGGATCAGGTCGGCCGACTTCTCCGCCGTCATCATCACCGGCGCGTAGATGTTGCCGTTCGTGACGTACGGGAAGACGGACGCGTCGACGACGCGCAGCCCCTCGATGCCGTGCACGCGCATGGTCTCCGGGTCGACCACCGACTGCGGGCCGGTGCCCATCGCGCACGTGCAGGAGGGATGCAGGGCCGTCTCGGCGTCGCGCCGCACCCAGTCCAGCACCTCCTCCTCGGTGGCCACCCCCGGCCCCGGCGACAGCTCGCCCGCGTTGTAGAGGTCGAACGCCGGCTGGTTCAGGATCTTGCGGGCGATCTCGACCGCCTCTTTCCACTCGCGCCGGTCCTCGGGCGTCGAGAGGTAGTTGAACTGGATCGCCGGCTTCACCTTCGGGTCGGTCGAGGTGACCCTCACCCACCCGCGCGAGTTCGAGTACATCGGCCCGATGTGCACCTGGTAGCCGTGGCCGCCCGCCGGCTGCGACCCGTCATAGCGGATCGCGATCGGCAGGAAGTGGAACATCAGGTTCGGGTAGGCGACGTCGTCGTTCGAGCGGGCGAACCCGCCGCCCTCGAAATGGTTGGTCGCGCCGTCACCGCGGCGGGCCAGCCACTGCAGGTAGACCTTCGGCCGGTTGCGGTAGAGCATCGACGGGGCGACCGAGACGGGCAGCTTGCTGCCGTACTGGACGTAGACCTCGAGGTGGTCCTGCAGGTTCTCGCCGACGCCTGGCAGGTCATGCACGACCTTGACGCCGACCTTCTCGAGCTCCGCCGCGTTGCCGACGCCGGAGAGCTGCAGCACCTGCGGGCTGTTGATCGCGCCGCCGCAGAGGATGATCTCCTTCGCGTGCGCGCGCCGGGTGGGGCCGCGCAGGAGGTCGAACGAGACGCCGGTCGCGCGGTTGCCCTCGAACACGATGCGGCGCACGAACGCGTTCGTCTTCACCGTCAGGTTCGGCCGGTCCATCACAGGGTGCAGGTAGGCCCGGGCGGCGCTCAGGCGGCGGCCGCGGTGGATGTTGCGGTCGAACGGGGCGAAGCCCTCCTGGCGGTAGCCGTTCACGTCGCTCGTCAGGTGGTAGCCGGCCTGTTGGACGGCCTCGAAGAAGGACAGGAAGAGCGGGCTCGTGGCCGGGCCGCGCTCCATCACCAGCGGGCCGTCGCCGCCCCGGTATTCGTCGGCGCCGGCGAGGCACGTCTCCATCTTCTTGAAGTACGGCAGGCAGTGGGCGTAGTCCCAGCTCTCCATGCCGGGGTCGGCCGCCCAGCGCTCGTAGTCGAGCTGGTTGCCGCGCTGGAAGATCATCCCGTTGATGCTGCTCGAGCCGCCCAGCACCTTGCCGCGGGCGTGATAGATGCGCCGGCCGTTCATGTGCGGCTCGGGCTCCGACTCGTACTTCCAGTCGTAGAACCGGCTGCCGATCGGGTAGGTCAGGGCGGCCGGCATGTGGATGAAGACGTCGGCCTTCCAGTCCGGCCGGCCGGCCTCGAGCACCAGCACCTTGGCCGACGGGTCGGCCGAGAGGCGGTTCGCGAGCGCGCAGCCCGCGCTGCCTCCGCCGATGATGATGTAGTCGTAGGGCGTTCGCGCCATGTCCCCTCCCCGGGGTCGCTGGACGTGGAGCCTGCGCGATTCTACGCCCTTGGCGCTAGCCGAGCATCGACTCGAGCCGCGCGGGCGGATGCGCCTCGTCGAGCTCGGCGGCGACCCGGGCGGCGACCTCGTCGGGCGCCCCGTCGGCCTCCTGCCACTCGCCCTGCACCCACGCCTCCAGGTACGCGTCGGAGCCGGCCAGGCCCTGGCGCATCGCCGCCTCGTCGACCGCCTCCTGG
This sequence is a window from Gaiellales bacterium. Protein-coding genes within it:
- a CDS encoding virulence factor, whose translation is MAEYRITSWQEIPTMVTARDAAGASAKVALPDRFQEAVDEAAMRQGLAGSDAYLEAWVQGEWQEADGAPDEVAARVAAELDEAHPPARLESMLG
- the betA gene encoding choline dehydrogenase, coding for MARTPYDYIIIGGGSAGCALANRLSADPSAKVLVLEAGRPDWKADVFIHMPAALTYPIGSRFYDWKYESEPEPHMNGRRIYHARGKVLGGSSSINGMIFQRGNQLDYERWAADPGMESWDYAHCLPYFKKMETCLAGADEYRGGDGPLVMERGPATSPLFLSFFEAVQQAGYHLTSDVNGYRQEGFAPFDRNIHRGRRLSAARAYLHPVMDRPNLTVKTNAFVRRIVFEGNRATGVSFDLLRGPTRRAHAKEIILCGGAINSPQVLQLSGVGNAAELEKVGVKVVHDLPGVGENLQDHLEVYVQYGSKLPVSVAPSMLYRNRPKVYLQWLARRGDGATNHFEGGGFARSNDDVAYPNLMFHFLPIAIRYDGSQPAGGHGYQVHIGPMYSNSRGWVRVTSTDPKVKPAIQFNYLSTPEDRREWKEAVEIARKILNQPAFDLYNAGELSPGPGVATEEEVLDWVRRDAETALHPSCTCAMGTGPQSVVDPETMRVHGIEGLRVVDASVFPYVTNGNIYAPVMMTAEKSADLILGNTPLEPQHVDFYRHEPKTAAAGE
- a CDS encoding lysylphosphatidylglycerol synthase domain-containing protein, which translates into the protein MGLAFPIAALGALVAVGLGSLAVAALALAHVVAPWGVFFFYALPAIVFFSWTVAELAPALANRCTSPLRRRASRPRAERQAHRAAAATPQRPSPLMARLMRMWLVCLRPVVGAWRAPRARRCVNAGLGIGGLAILVLVAHDLLTSDWPFPRTRIDLAAAAGAFALTSAAPKALGWQRLFRGADRPRSLALASATAAASVAGLALPSRLDDAVRVGIAHRLSGRRLPVGALVLSLFLLGMIDAGALAPFAAAAAFIAPVGTASRAGFGIVAAAGIGSVIVVAALPRLRGHARIGRYALTRWLDRHALDSPSDAAVAWWLITAAWALRAVAVMLLMQAVGIPAPLSLALAYVTACAAVGALPIGPAGAATQAGVGAAMLASAGVGTREAIAFAVAAQALTVVSSIALLAFAGLVRVAHALRPQRA